The Salvelinus alpinus chromosome 21, SLU_Salpinus.1, whole genome shotgun sequence genome has a segment encoding these proteins:
- the LOC139547660 gene encoding inositol-trisphosphate 3-kinase A-like — MGQTCCGLSYSTAAPGKAKWKPTETSKRLPIRRFTSEERRCDRFYRNRMKTKQLPSPSTGQPEVGLVIGYGNSETLRGHGRGKLLRGHTESVVVDHTTPVAEYPPGIHYENIQALDCDAVSKGAADSSFDATGLETRARGFDRTRCAVTQRSGPETTGEDHVWNAPARAMENKPFGFDKQGGVASEVRGVSGAVQPDGSVHWRTSGKDNLRRTLASLSLRLDEPLTNGVSEPIGYEIHHTEVEMTKSNFPTASCELEAVRIFFPNSSSIESGNQEDPSINSSTQPHGQVQSPLGSQSFPGTIPKLIITRDLSPSRTQETLDPRTMGLGVGGSSLGPHADDESPCSDSGCGGSPALMRFHRKLSNSSSAGCLSSASSFEESEDDFAGSDIEPSLSPVTCNTLGSPNEGTGTKQWQKLKTMVHWSPFVVSFKKRYPWVQLAGHAGNFHAGEYGRLLKRYCECEQLCLSKLMGDTLRPYVPGYYGVVQRDEQDYNLMDDLLADFDSPSIMDCKMGSRTYLEEELLKARELPRLRRDMYEKMVAVDPGAPTDQERAQQGILKPRYMQWRETLSSTATLGFRIEGIKRADGTCNTNFKKTKHREQVMQALGDFVDGNIQILKLYLQRLKELRSVLEKSQFFRAHEVVGSSLLFVHDASGQARVWMIDFGKTVPLPALLTLDHRTPWMEGNHEDGYLWGLDNLIDILSTMLPPSP, encoded by the exons ATGGGTCAAACGTGCTGTGGTCTCTCGTACTCCACCGCCGCTCCAGGCAAAGCGAAATGGAAACCAACTGAAACATCCAAACGACTCCCTATCCGCAGATTTACCAGTGAGGAGCGAAGGTGTGACCGGTTTTACAGGAATCGGATGAAAACGAAGCAGTTGCCTTCGCCAAGCACAGGTCAACCAGAGGTAGGGCTGGTAATCGGATATGGAAATTCGGAAACCCTTCGTGGTCACGGGCGGGGGAAGTTGTTGAGAGGCCACACTGAGTCGGTGGTAGTGGACCACACCACCCCGGTCGCCGAATACCCACCTGGAATTCATTATGAAAATATTCAGGCTCTCGACTGTGACGCTGTGAGCAAGGGAGCGGCTGACTCGTCCTTCGATGCGACGGGCTTGGAAACACGGGCCAGAGGATTCGACAGAACTCGCTGCGCAGTTACGCAGCGCAGCGGCCCAGAAACAACGGGAGAAGACCATGTCTGGAATGCCCCGGCTAGGGCCATGGAAAACAAGCCATTCGGATTTGATAAACAGGGTGGGGTTGCCTCGGAGGTTAGGGGGGTATCGGGGGCTGTACAACCGGATGGTTCAGTCCATTGGCGCACATCTGGCAAGGATAATTTAAGACGGACCCTGGCATCGCTGAGCTTGCGTTTGGACGAACCTCTGACAAACGGCGTGTCAGAACCGATAGGGTATGAGATACACCACACAGAGGTAGAAATGACCAAATCTAACTTTCCCACTGCTTCTTGTGAGCTCGAAGCTGTCAGAATTTTTTTTCCAAACAGTAGTTCAATTGAGTCGGGGAACCAGGAGGACCCCTCGATCAACTCTTCAACACAGCCACACGGACAGGTCCAAAGTCCACTAGGTAGCCAAAGTTTCCCTGGTACTATCCCAAAGCTTATTATAACCAGAGATCTAAGCCCCAGTCGGACCCAGGAAACACTAGATCCAAGGACCATGGGACTCGGAGTCGGTGGATCGTCGCTGGGCCCACACGCCGACGATGAGTCCCCATGCTCGGACAGTGGCTGCGGAGGCTCCCCGGCGCTAATGCGCTTTCACAGAAAGCTCTCCAACTCGTCCTCCGCCGGCTGCTTGTCCTCCGCCTCGTCCTTTGAGGAGTCCGAGGATGACTTCGCCGGCAGCGACATCGAGCCCAGCCTGTCCCCAGTCACATGCAACACGCTGGGCAGCCCAAACGAAGGCACGGGG ACCAAGCAGTGGCAGAAGCTGAAAACTATGGTGCACTGGTCTCCCTTCGTTGTGTCCTTTAAGAAGCGTTATCCCTGGGTGCAGCTCGCCGGGCACGCAG GTAACTTCCATGCGGGGGAGTATGGGCGTTTGTTGAAGCGTTACTGTGAGTGTGAGCAGCTGTGCCTGTCAAAGCTGATGGGGGACACTCTGCGGCCCTATGTCCCTGGCTACTACGGCGTGGTGCAGAGGGACGAACAGGACTACAACCTAATGGACGACCTCCTGGCTGACTTTGACTCTCCCTCCATCATGGATTGCAAGATGGGCAGCAG GACTTACCTGGAGGAGGAGCTACTGAAGGCCAGGGAGCTTCCGCGGCTCCGCAGGGATATGTACGAGAAGATGGTGGCCGTGGACCCCGGGGCCCCTACGGATCAGGAGAGGGCCCAACAAGGCATCCTGAAGCCCAGATACATGCAGTGGAGAGAAACCCTCAGCTCCACTGCCACCCTGGGCTTCCGCATCGAGGGCATCAAG AGAGCAGACGGGACGTGTAACACCAACTTTAAGAAGACCAAACACAGGGAGCAGGTCATGCAGGCCCTGGGAGACTTTGTGGATGGGAACATTCAGATCCTG AAACTCTACCTGCAACGTCTGAAGGAGCTGCGATCCGTGCTGGAGAAATCCCAGTTCTTCAGAGCACATGAG GTGGTGGGCAGCTCCCTGCTGTTTGTGCATGATGCGTCGGGGCAGGCCCGTGTGTGGATGATAGACTTTGGGAAGACGGTGCCCCTGCCTGCCCTCCTCACCCTGGACCACCGGACCCCCTGGATGGAGGGCAACCACGAGGATGGCTACCTGTGGGGTCTGGACAATCTCATAGACATCCTCAGTACCATGCTCCCCCCCAGCCCTTGA
- the actmap gene encoding actin maturation protease: MEHPPPPPPPGPPPLTAASGPSKKKLYQAIAAGKTPVEGDHAEARLLLSQRESSFRKDLQWMLFNKYVPSLIQDGPQCGLVALWMAGHLLQPPLSVSVETVVQTAMDRGYTAQGEMFSASDMAMLAEEVCGCRAELLSGGMSGDNSTAVLKHLADGQPVLIPYDEDFNHEPCQRTGHRAHWAVASGVLLGLDQDSVSREHTQPDPTLPWLLLPQDSPSCPCPTVGAREAYILAKQGKSLRYQLWSLDKVAQSNAQLREIDPQRAGDSTQYVVPKGGVEVGLAGQVVLVHTGGQTK, encoded by the exons ATGGAGCatccacctcctccacccccaccaGGACCACCCCCACTGACAGCTGCCTCGGGGCCAAGCAAGAAGAAGCTGTACCAGGCCATAGCTGCAGGAAAGACCCCTGTCGAGGGGGATCATGCAGAGGCCCGGTTGCTGCTCAGTCAGAGGGAGAGCAG TTTCAGGAAGGACCTGCAGTGGATGCTGTTTAACAAGTATGTGCCTTCCCTCATCCAAGACGGCCCACA ATGTGGTCTGGTGGCTCTATGGATGGCTGGTCACCTACTACAGCCCCCTCTGAGTGTTTCCGTGGAGACCGTAGTCCAGACAGCGATGGACAGGGGCTACACCGCACAGGGGGAGATGTTCTCCG CTAGTGACATGGCCATGCTTGCAGAGGAGGTGTGTGGGTGCAGGGCTGAGCTCCTGTCCGGAGGGATGAGTGGAGACAACTCTACAGCCGTCCTGAAACACCTGGCTGACGGACAACCTGTCCTCATCCC ATATGACGAGGATTTCAATCATGAGCCATGCCAACGCACCGGACACAGGGCACACTGGGCAGTGGCCTCAG gTGTCTTGTTGGGTCTGGACCAGGACAGCGTGAGCAGAGAGCACACCCAACCTGACCCCACCCTGCCCTGGCTACTCCTGCCCCAGGACAGCCCCTCATGCCCATGTCCCACTGTGGGGGCAAGAGAAGCATACATCCTGGCCAAGCAGGGCAAGAGCCTGCGCTATCAGCTGTGGAGCCTGGACAAGGTGGCCCAAAGCAATGCCCAGCTGAGGGAGATAGATCCCCAGAGGGCTGGGGACAGTACCCAGTACGTGGTACCCAAGGGAGGGGTGGAAGTTGGGCTGGCAGGCCAGGTCGTGTTGGTCCACACTGGGGGACAGACTAAGTGA
- the LOC139547662 gene encoding U1 small nuclear ribonucleoprotein A-like, with product MAAPDMRLNHTIYINNLNEKIKKDELKKSLYAIFSQFGQILDILVARSLKMRGQAFVIFKEVNSASNALRSMQGFPFYDKPMRIGYAKGDSDIIAKMKGTYVERDRKKEKRAKVKGPEAAGAKKGVPGTPVVPMGPGVPTPMPGMPPMSGAPRMMPMPGQPPYMPPPGMMPPPGMGPGGMLPGAMPPGGMMPGQMPHAQVAENPPNHILFLTNLPEETNELMLSMLFNQFPGFKEVRLVPGRHDIAFVEFDNDVQAGAAREALQGFKITQTNAMKISFAKK from the exons ATGGCTGCTCCGGATATGCGCCTCAACCACACCATATACATCAACAACCTGAACGAGAAGATTAAAAAAGATG AACTGAAGAAGTCGTTATACGCAATCTTCTCTCAGTTTGGTCAAATCCTGGACATTTTGGTTGCCCGCTCCCTGAAGATGAGGGGTCAGGCCTTTGTCATCTTCAAGGAGGTCAACAGCGCCTCCAATGCCCTGCGTTCCATGCAGGGGTTCCCATTCTATGACAAACCTATG CGTATTGGGTACGCCAAGGGGGACTCTGACATCATCGCTAAAATGAAGGGCACCTACGTGGAGCGGGACCGTAAGAAGGAGAAGAGGGCCAAGGTCAAGGGCCCAGAGGCTGCAGGGGCCAAAAAGGGTGTGCCAGGGACCCCTGTAGTACCCATGGGCCCTGGAGTTCCAACACCCATGCCC GGAATGCCACCCATGAGCGGAGCTCCTCGTATGATGCCAATGCCAGGGCAGCCCCCCTACATGCCCCCGCCAGGCATGATGCCACCTCCAGGGATGGGCCCTGGGGGGATGCTCCCTGGTGCCATGCCTCCGGGTGGGATGATGCCCGGGCAAATGCCCCACGCCCAG GTTGCAGAAAACCCTCCCAACCACATCCTTTTCCTCACCAACCTCCCAGAGGAGACCAACGAGCTCATGCTGTCTATGCTCTTCAACCA GTTCCCTGGGTTCAAAGAGGTGCGTCTGGTGCCTGGTCGCCACGACATTGCCTTTGTGGAGTTTGATAATGACGTGCAGGCTGGAGCGGCCAGGGAGGCACTACAGGGCTTCAAGATCACTCAGACCAACGCCATGAAGATCTCTTTCGCCAAGAAATAA